CTGATTATCAGGCACCCTAATATTACTCACGGCCAGAGTTCATAAACAGGTTGAGAAGGCAGGACAGCTAACATTCGCGGgaaaaactttgccaacaAGGCTAGCCGCGCGGCATTATTCGTGTAACTCCATCCTAATAGGACGTGAGTGTGACAACCTCCACCCGCCGCCCACCGGTTGCCCCAATTTCACGATATGCCTCATCCATGATCTCACCTCAGGTATTAGGTGCGGCACTAAAGAGAGCATAAACACATTCACTTCTTTCAGAGATTTCACTTGCAGCATGCATGCTACCAgcaaaattgataacaatatccGTCTACAATTCAAGATAACAAAATGCCTCTGGCAACTATTTCTTAACAAATTTTCCACTGGTTCATGATTAATGACCTCACACCGGTGCAGTACCCTCTGCACAGAATGAACTTCGTCATTGAGATGACTCAggtaagagaaatatgtatttcatatgAATTTTAAGGAATATGAAATGATGATTACCGTAGAAATccgaaaaatagtttgtgaattaggtcaaaatagttgttctTAAGTTACGAAAaccagccaaaataagttccgaaaacgtaaaagtaagtttaaaaaaggtaaaaatagtACTCTACTTGTTTGGATATTTAAATATTAGGGTGTGAGGGTGTTAAGGATGTTTAAGATAAAAATTACTTGATTGATATctttcacgatcttcttgctctttgggctcagtgCAATTCCAGATCTTCAAACTGGTAGTGGTAAAAGGATTCGCTAATCTTGGGATGGACACCGCAAGGCTCACCCAACTCCTTGATGGGTGAGGCTTTTGATTCCTGATTCTGACATTAAGACTgctctcacttgcattttagaacattattttggaggcAAACGATGGGAGGGTAACCACTCCCTTTTAGATTGAAATTAgatcatttccagtttgaCACTACGATATGTGCTCAACATTTCCTCTcaatgaaagcttgaggtttgatgtcaaacaaatctttgagcggggacaaacaCTGCCCGAAATATTTTCACATCCTTCCTGTACATATTTCCCCTAAACATGAACAAAACCCTTAattttccccgaaaatcctcggtttgGGTTCTTTTATTgttaaaattgatgaaatagtttttttgcCGAAAAATAACCCAAACAGTTCAAAACTTAATTTCacctaaaaaaatatctttccaaCCCCTAATGATGATTCAAGTGTCACGAGTCTTTTGAAACTTAAAGACTTGGAAAGAACCACGATTCAAAACCGAACTCACGAGTTTTTTGCTTAAAACAATCTAATCCTGaagtttctattttcaaatcaataaaatagaaaacaacttttttgtaGGGAAGCTGCTTCCTTAAAGACTGAATATTGTGCCAAAGATAAAGGGCACTCACAAGTTACAAGAAATGACCAATTGATCAAAACTTATCAAGCATTGTGAAAATTCCCCAATTAACTGAAAATATCTGAACAATCGCGGAGCTCCTCATAAGATTtgggaaaagagagaaatttGACTTAAAGTCTTAAAAAGGATTAAAACAGGAAATGGCCACTCTATCCCTCCCAACTGGATTTATattttgttggctttttgaGTCATTATCTCAAACAAAACCCACTTAAAAGGAGAACTCGTGAAAAAGGTATTgaggagaaaagaaaatgcCAAGCAACCAAGCCATATAATGTGAAGTAGAGAGTGTGACCAAGCAAGCCATTGTTCATCTCTAGTCAGTGCAAAAAAACTGCATTGGGTGCAAGAGCTGTAAGAGACAGGAAAGTATAATCAGGAACTCATTCCTCACCCAAGTGATTGAAGTGAGAGAAGAGCTTCTGGAAGAGGTTGTTGGTTTGAGGACAGATTCAAATGTCAAGGAAATATTTAAGACTAAGCCCCTGAAAAACTTCTGGTGTTCTATGATAAGGTCTTATCCACGAGCGTTTAATACAACAGTTTTCAGTTCTCAGCCATGAACAGCATCAAGCTAAAATAAAGGCTTAAGTATGTGTTGGTGTCAGCCATGCGCCTGGCCTTGTCAGTGACAAAGTCCATGTTGGACCATCTGGTCGGTATCAGCAGGCTCTACCATTACATTACATGTTGCAGAGTCAACAAATTTGGTTTATTTAAGattacaattttgaaatgaaggtGTCAATGCGAGGTGTTTTGGTTAACGGGTCTGCAGAAGTTTTTGCAATCCCTAAATGGCCCGCGACTAAGAAAAGATTGGGAACCCCTGTTTTAGAgtaagttgtttttttgtgcGCTAGGGCCTTGCTATGCAGCGCTTTCCTCTTGCCTTTTATAGTCGAATATTTTGTTTAAGCCCATAGCTCAAAATCATCCACCATCCTCTTTAACTGAGGACTCTCAATGAACGAAACCTAACAAATGTGTTCATCCCTCAATATAAAGTCTTGATCTTCCTGCCTAAAGTTAGGTACGTTCCAAATGAAATATCTCGACTcaaaaagttacaaaaaaTTCCCTGGAACACTTTACATTGGAGAAACTAAGGTCTTCATCTTAACAATAACTTTTAAccaagtagtagtagtagtagtagtagtggtttAATATACCTGATAGAGGCTCCGAGGGGGTACACCAAGGGGCCGTGGGTTCGAATGCCGCCTTCGTAAATAAGCTCTTTACTCATCCACAACATTACcacattttttgcggacttcctcacCGCTACTTAGCATGgcattcccagcagttcaagactttatattcatataaatttgatccaccaacgaattggaattGGCGAAGCTGGCCACCTCTTGGAAATAGGGCAGACTATTTTTGGGTCAAATGCAACAACGTTGAGAGATTTAAGTAACTGTGCCAAGCGCTAGAGGACAAAACTGACCTTACGCACCCCAACCAGCCCCCATTTGATGCATGATCATAGAATGACAGACAGCATGAGAAGCACTAAAGttgttattttgaattggtggACTGAATTCTCACTTGAGTTGGACGGGAATGCTCTTGAATTGCTCGTACTGAGCacctcattttcaatgaacGGAAGCGCTTATTTCCATAACCAGACTCCATGACACAGTTGAGGTTGAAATATGCACTCTTGTCTGGCTTGCGTTGTTTCCTTCACATCCCTATTACATACATGTAAACATAGGCACAGTCGATGATTTTAAAACTTGGTCAGGTCTACTTAAGGCTACACTGGTTTCCTCTTCTCCGACGACTAATGCAATGGGATtcgttttcaatgattttttgtaGCAAAATTTTACGGATTTTGCAACCGaaacaaagaatgtcatttgaCATAAAAGTTGTTATGTTTGATGGATCAAACACGCTCTATAACgagaaatggtcaagaacaATAATGCAacacttggtctaccaacgaattggtatTAGCCGACCCATGAAGCCCCTCAACTTAGGGTTGGTCAgagattttggacaaataccTATCTAAATGAGTTTTAAACGATAAGGCAGGGTCGGACAAAACAAAGAGCTGCCTCAAGTTGCCGTAGGAGGTTATAGTTTCGGCTTTGACCCCCCGAATTGCTACATAAGCTTAAGCTCATTTCGGTAACATGAATAACCAGATGTCAAAATTTATGTTTTGACTTCAgtcaatttcattattttaagattttttttaagagaAATGATATTCGAACATGGGGACGTTATATTTTTGCAACTGTCAATTTTGTAGAAAAATGGAGACCATGTGCCAACTCGGGAATAGCTGAAATGGAATCATTTGACAACGGACAATCTCCAGAGAGACCCTTTGACATTCTGAAGGCTAAATTCCTAGTTGGTGGCCTTACCATTTGTACTTTCATGGCATAGGGTAATCATACACAAATGTTGTGGTAGAATAggagaaatttaaaaaaacaaaccgaaaatatttttgccccaaatttACTTAAAGTTCTGCAAATAATTGTTTGCGTAAAAGCCTGAAATATAGGATATTTTTCCAAGAGAAGTGAttgaaatcacaaaaaaatgccaaaaaaaaacctgtcaAATTTTGTCTAAGTTCAGTCACGTACTGAGTACCGAGAGTGTCCAAACTTTAGGTTAAAACAAATCTCCATTTTCGTGGTattcttttcatcatttgaaaaagccgAAATTTTTTAACGCTTTTTATCTTTGGTTCAAGATCTTgctccatctttttttttgttacataTAAATGGACTTATTCtttcgttattttttttttggtcatgaAATGAGTCATTTTATGCTTATAACAAACACTTCTCGTGAATTCAGGAAAAAATCCTTTAGCCCTGGTTTGGGCAGAACTCGTTGAGATACGAGTTCAATAGGTTTTAAATTAGTGCAAAAGGAGAGCCTGATATTTTATCTGCCCTTTCCCAGTTAATGCTAAGGTACCaatttattaaaaaaagatgtccttttttaaagctctAAAGAAAAATAGAAAGTAAAAAGCATATCGGGGGCTTGACACTCATTTGAATCAACTTGTAAACAATGCTGAACCGCAAGACACATATCCGTTCGAAAGAAATATTTAGGCTCTGGACCAACAATGATCTCTAACGTCTCAAAATAGCCGATGCTCCTTCACCCGACCATAAGAAGATGCAGTTCCTTAATTTTTGGTGGTTACGTTGGCTCTACTTCACATCTGAGAAAAAAGGGCGCGGCTTTGGGTTGAACGTCTTCAACTTGAAGCGTACGAACGGTATTCGTGGTTGCTAAGCGGTCCAAACGTCCGTCAGAAATGACGCGTGCGTTGCCCTCATGAGTGACGACATACTTGGGCCTCCCAATGCGTCTCCTACCAATGGCAAACGCTAGTGTTGCAAAGTTGACGGAGGCTTGCCTAAAACAGGTTATGCACCCACGTGCTTCAAAGACCATCTCTCTACGTTATGCGTACGCAAGATTTCATAGAAGACATGGGTGGAGACATGTGGCTATGAGAAGAGCGTAAATAGTTTAGGTCAAAATTGGACGCTTTGCTcaagaaattttgaaagggGGACTTGAAGGGAACCTAAACAAGACTTGGAGAGTGGGGAAAGAGCGAGTATAGTTTGCGCGTCCGTTACAATAGCCATCATCAACTACGAGTTGCTTTGGACTATAAAAAGGAATCGAACTCAAAAGTAGGCATCAGAATCATCTCACGTATTCTCGAACACACATCAACATGAAGGTTAGGAACTTCGACGAACTACAAATTtatgaattgatcaaaaaactTAGTAAGGGGTAAAAAACTGGACTCATTTTCAACTCGAGACTTTAACTTTTCAGGCTTTCGTCGCTATCCTCTCTGTTTTGGCTTTGGCCGCCGCTGACCAATCCagccatcaaaccatcaaGCACGGCAATGCTCCGGCTGTCCACTCCTCCATCCACAAGCCCCATGGTGGCTCTCATGCCCATGTGGTGAGCCAACCCTCCGCTCAACCCAACGAGGTCAACCAAGCCTACAACGAGGAGAAGTACACCGCCGCTGCCCACGCTCCCAGCCACGAGGTCCGCACCCCTGCTTACCACACCCCTGTCTACCACACAGCCCCCGCTTACAAGCCAGCTCCCTATCACCCTGCTCCCGCTTACAAGCCCGCCCCCTATCGCCCTGCTCCCGCCTACAAGCCCGCTCCTTACCACCCTGCCCCCTcttacaagcccgcccctCACCACCCTGCCCCTTcttacaagcccgcccctTACCACCCCGCTCCCGCTCATGGTCATGGTGATGAGTATGAAACCGCCCCCGTCTACCAATACGGTTATGCTGTGGCTGATGACTATTCCGGTGCCAACTTTGCCCAAAACGAGAACCGTGACAACTATGCCACCAACGGCGAGTACCGTGTGGCCCTTCCCGATGGTCGCACCCAAATTGTGAGCTACAACGTGGCCGATGCTTATTCCGGTTATGTGGCTGATGTCAGATACGAAGGAGAGGCCAAGTACGAGCCTTACCACCCATCCCCCAAGCCCGCTTACCACCCTGCTCCCGCTTACCAAGCTTAAGCCTGTCATGTTGATGATATTTATCGCAAAGCAT
This Tigriopus californicus strain San Diego chromosome 7, Tcal_SD_v2.1, whole genome shotgun sequence DNA region includes the following protein-coding sequences:
- the LOC131883599 gene encoding uncharacterized protein LOC131883599, producing the protein MKAFVAILSVLALAAADQSSHQTIKHGNAPAVHSSIHKPHGGSHAHVVSQPSAQPNEVNQAYNEEKYTAAAHAPSHEVRTPAYHTPVYHTAPAYKPAPYHPAPAYKPAPYRPAPAYKPAPYHPAPSYKPAPHHPAPSYKPAPYHPAPAHGHGDEYETAPVYQYGYAVADDYSGANFAQNENRDNYATNGEYRVALPDGRTQIVSYNVADAYSGYVADVRYEGEAKYEPYHPSPKPAYHPAPAYQA